In Candidatus Woesearchaeota archaeon, the DNA window CCTTTTTTATGAAACAATAATTTCAATCTCTTTTCCACCTACAGGTAAATTAACACATCCAAGTTTATCAATGTTTGCTTGTTCCAAAGGCATAGTTACTACCCCTGCTCTCCATTCAGATGATGATTCATGGCCAAACAAATAACCAATATACGTTCCTAATGACGCCCCAGTAATTATGGCCCCGCTGCCTAATACAAGCGTTGGCACTACTGTAAACCCTAAAAATGATACTCCACCTATAGAAACTAAATATGCATTTGTACCAACTCCCGCTAAAAATCCAGTAGTAGCGCCCCAAAATGTTGATTCTCCTTTTCCAATATTAATATCTGTTTTATCATATAAAAACATTATTCCGAGGGGTTTGCTCAAATCTAAATTATCATTTTTATTTATATGGGTTTGAATTAATTCTTCAACCGCGGCATCCGTTATAGTATCAAAATTAACATCAAATAATGCATCATAATATGTTTTATCTTGATTAAGTAATTTAGTTTTATATAAATACGAAAAAAGCCCGGGTTTTTTACCCTCTAAATCTGTAAACTCGATCCTGCTGCAAATTACACAATACATTCCTTTTTCTTTTTTAAATAAATCAAGTTTACCTTTCCCAAAATTGTCCCAGCAATTATAAAGTTCGTTTGCAACTGTTGGAAAAACTTTTTTTTCATCTGAAATTTTAATATCTCTTGTTGGACATTTTATTTCATCCATAAATTCATTACCGCTTAATTTAGCGACAGAATTTAAAACTACACTAGATTTACAGGCATTATCAGTTGAAGCAGATTTTAAAATATCAAATAAATTAAATTGAAAAGAAATAATTATAAATGCTATAATTATAATTAAAATAGAACCTAACAAAAACCTTATAGGGTTTGCTTCTGTCTGGGATTTCTTATCCATTTTTTTCTTGCTTCTCCCAATAAAGTTTACTGCATAAACCAGAACCTGCCAATTCTTCTTTAGGCAAAAAGATGATAGACTGTACCTCTTTTGTATTAACTAATGTACTTAAATATGGTATCATTCCAGTTAGTTCAAGAGGTATTCCTAGAGTATTACGCACAAAAACTAACAAATATTCTTTACCTTTTTCCACTGTATCTAATTCCTTCATTTTTTTAATGGTCGGAGTTAAAAATCTAGTCACAAATAAAGGATAACTTTCAGGAATTCCAACATATTGTGCATAGGTCTGTTCAGTTTTTGACATATTTTTGGATTTGATATATTCCATAATTTTACTTGATTTTAAATTGTCTTGAGCCATAATTTCAGAACAAACTAAACAATAATCATTACCTTCTTTACCAAAAACTTGCAACTTTCCTTCTCCCACCTTATACCAACAACTTTTTAGTTCTTCAGCAAATATTTGATATTGTTCGATTAAAGTTTTGCCTTCAATTTTTAAAGAAGTAGTTGGACATTGAATAGGAACCTGTTTACTATATCCTAATAAATTTCCTGTAACTCCCACAGTTTCATGAACTTGGGAATTTGCTAAAACAGTTAACCTGCATTTTTCAACATCCCCTCTTTCAGAAAATATGGCAGAAGTTTTGTAGACTCCATAAAAAAGTATACTTGAAACTATTAAAATTAATATCAGTTTTAATAACTCTTCAACCGCCATCCCTTTTTTTTTCATTTCAAAACATCAAATATTTGAATATAAACCAAATAAGCAATGATAAATCCAATTAAGAAAATTAAAATTGCAATAAGGGTCTCCAAACTTAGCTCTGCTTTTTGTTTCATTGTCTCTACAGATATAATTCATTATAAATATATTCATATATAAATATTCCTTATTTTAGGCGCTGTCCAGAAAGTTCATTGTCTGTATATTAATATATTATTTAAAACCTAAAGTAGCCAAGAACACTCTTGCAGTTATGGTTAAATCTGAAGATACTAATTTTTAAATAATGTATCTACAACCAAACCAGCAAAGCTATGCACATACAAAAAATAGAAATATTTAAATAAGCAATATGATTAAATATATTTTGGAGTCCATAAAATGAAAATAAAATTATACTGGTTAACATCTATTTTAATAATAACAACTTTGGTATTTTCAGTTACTGTAGCCGCTTCTATGCTTATTCCAGCAAATGACCGGGCAAAAGAAAATGCAAGAGTTCTAGAAAATTCTCCAGTGATAACTGAAACAGAATCAGGAGAATGGGATTTAGAAAGAGTAGATTTTATACATTATGTAAAATCAAGTAATCCAAGTAACCAACCAAAAACAGAAACCTGTTATAAACTTTTAGGGGTAAAATGGTCTACTTTACCTGTAAATTATATAATTAATCCAGTTAATCCTCAGGGATTAACAGAAGATTTTGTAACTTCGACAATATCAACATCAGCAGAAATCTGGGATGCTGCAACAATGAGCGAATTATTTAATAATGTTTATACAGTTGATTATAATGTACAATATGGTGTGCAAAACTTTGTGAATACGATTGCTTTTGGCGACTACCCGGATAATAATGTTATAGCAGTAACATCAATATGGTACACAAGAAGAGGCAAACAAATAGTAGAATTTGACCAGCTTTATAACACAAGATATACATGGGGAGACGCCGTAATAAATCCGTCAGTAATGGACTTACAAAATATAGTAACACACGAACTTGGACATGGAGTTGGTTTGGGTGATATATACAGCACAGCATGTTCAACAGTAACAATGTATGGCTACTCTAACTATGGTGAAACTTCTAAAAGAAGTCTTGGACAACCAGACATAACCGGTTTACAAAAAATGTATGGAGCTTGAACTTTTTTATTTCATTTATCGTTATCAAAACCCAAATATACTAACCTAAAATCAACCTCATATAATTAATTTTTCTATAACGCCAATAAACCAAATCATTTATAAACAAAGCCCAATTCTGAGAATAATATGGATTACAAAGAAATGCTAAAAAAGGCAAAAAAAGAACTGCCTGAAGATGTAAAAAATACTGAAAGATTTGAAATCCCAAAAGTAAAGGGGCATATTCAGGGAAATAAAACAATTATTACTAATTTTACGCAAATAATTGATGCTTTACGCAGAGATGCCCAGCACTTGCTAAAATATTTATTAAAAGAACTGGCAACGCCAGGCGAAATAACCAAAACCTCTTTAATAATCGGTGCAAAAGTGTCAGCTTCAAAAATTAATGAAAAAATCGAAAGATACGCAAAAGAATATGTTTTATGTAAAGAATGTAATAAACCAGATACCACCATTCTAAAAGAAGGCGATTTCGCTTTTATTAAATGTATGGCATGTGGCGCAAAACATCCAGTTAAAAGTAAAATATAAAAATGATTATTAAACTCCATACTACACATGACGGAAAATCTATCTTAGCAATATGTGACTCAGATTTACTTGGCAAAGTTTATGAAGAAGGAGAATTACAACTTGATCTTACTTCAAATTTCTATAACGGCAAAGAAATGAATGAACCAGAGATACTAAAAGAAATAAGTAAATTTAGTTCCTTAAATATTGTCGGACAAAAATCAATTAACTTTGCAATTAAACAAGAATTAATAGAAAAAACAAATATTAAAAAAATCGCAAATGTCCCTTATGCAATTTGTGTATTCGTTGAATCTTTAGAATAAACTTCTAAATTACAAATTCGCTGTCATTCCACTCCCTTTTAAAAAAAATAAATATCCTAATCAAAAAAAACTACCTTAAACGCACTTCTTTAATTAGTTTAAAACCACGCGCCTAATCCTGCTTGTTTTTCTTTTTCTTTACCAAAAACGCCCTCAACTCTTCTTTTAAGTAATTCCAAACATTGGCTAAGATAAGGATTAACTCCATACTTCCTTGCAAGTTCCAAACTGGGTTCTAAATATTTTATTATTGAACCTTGAGAAATTGTAAAAATCAATTTTCCACCGCATTCTGTGCATTTACCTACTAAAGGAGGTCTTCTATAAATGTGATTACAGCCAACACACCTAAAAGATTGTTGTGAAAACTTTCTTAAATTACCCATAATGTCCCTTATAAAATGTTTTTCAATAACTAATGTTGCAACATCAGTCGAATTAACTGCCCTAATTTTTCTTGCCAATTCCATCTGCCCAACCAGTTTATCTTGCATACTTGGCAATGTTTTATATGCTGAACATCTTACTCCTGCATTTAAATTATCAGTATCATGTGTGAACCCCATCCCTTCATATTGGGCATCAGTTCCCAAAGTATCCCCTATTTTTTTAATCTTAATTTTCCATGCTTCTTCATACTTCAATGCGGCTTCATAAAGTTCTAACGGATATTTCCATACAATATCCAAATTATGCACTTCAGTATCCACTTCCGAAGGAACTAGGTGCGCAGTTAAAACTAAACATGCATCCATTGTGCGCCCACCTCTACGGTCAGGTAAAAATTGCCTAGAAAAGTTCAATAACCCATCAAGCAACAGCATAACTCCTGCTTCGTCGCCGTCACATCGCGCATTTAAAATTTGTTCTCCCCATAAAATATTTCTATCCTCTTTTGTACTCCAATCAATTTCTAAACAATATGAAGAAGAATTATCTCTTATTAATTCAACTTTTTTCACATAATCAAATATAACATCATTTTCTTCTTTTATTTCGTAATACTTTTTTCCGAACCGAGTTTTCCTTAAGTCTTCATTATTTTTAAGAATCGATAGTTTCAAACTTTTGCTTTTAGAAACTAATTTTAATGTACTTTTAAGTTTTGTAATGTCCCTCCCGTTTATAATCAAATGATGTAAAATATGAGTTTTAGGTTGTTTGCCTAGCTTCACATATTTTTCTAGTACTGTTTTCCCGGGTAATCTTGGTTTTGTTGTATGATATTTCGAAAATACATTAAACCTTAACAATAAAAAGGAAATATCATCTAATAAACTTCTATTAACAGAATATAAAACTACTGAATTATTTTGGGGAATTACACTTCCATCTCCATCAATAAACGCGGATATATAATGTGTAACTAAACTATCAGGCGCATTTAATATGAGTCCGGGTACTTTTTTATTATAAGCATTTGATCCGGCTTGAAAAACGAATTTGAATAATAAATATATCATTT includes these proteins:
- a CDS encoding matrixin family metalloprotease — translated: MKIKLYWLTSILIITTLVFSVTVAASMLIPANDRAKENARVLENSPVITETESGEWDLERVDFIHYVKSSNPSNQPKTETCYKLLGVKWSTLPVNYIINPVNPQGLTEDFVTSTISTSAEIWDAATMSELFNNVYTVDYNVQYGVQNFVNTIAFGDYPDNNVIAVTSIWYTRRGKQIVEFDQLYNTRYTWGDAVINPSVMDLQNIVTHELGHGVGLGDIYSTACSTVTMYGYSNYGETSKRSLGQPDITGLQKMYGA
- a CDS encoding translation initiation factor IF-2 subunit beta → MDYKEMLKKAKKELPEDVKNTERFEIPKVKGHIQGNKTIITNFTQIIDALRRDAQHLLKYLLKELATPGEITKTSLIIGAKVSASKINEKIERYAKEYVLCKECNKPDTTILKEGDFAFIKCMACGAKHPVKSKI
- a CDS encoding DUF424 domain-containing protein, producing MIIKLHTTHDGKSILAICDSDLLGKVYEEGELQLDLTSNFYNGKEMNEPEILKEISKFSSLNIVGQKSINFAIKQELIEKTNIKKIANVPYAICVFVESLE